gaATTCATTGTATACTTATTTTTCAGCATGTAGCCAAACCTCAAGTATCAATAAAACATTTATTGATGATAGGTAAATATAATGAAATTGtattttcaatttaaaaaatttgaatagttaaaattttggTTTTCCAATATTTACAGTGCAAGTGAACACGAAGTGCTAATTGATTTAGAAAAAGACAAGTATGATACACCAAGGCTAAATTTTGGAATAGAAATTGCTTCTAAAAATACTAGTGAGGTCCGTAAAAGattaaattttgcaaatatgaaTGAAAAAGATATTAAGTCACCAGTAAAAGATAACAAGGATGAATTTCATTTTGAAAACTTGTCTTTAACAGAAGAGAAAATAAATGATACAGACAGAGAAAATGATTGTGATAGAAattttataaaagtatatgttgGAGAAGATGAAAAAATGGATTACAAATATAATTTGCCAAGTACATccaaaaataatgtaaatttaTATATGGATAATGTCTCAGATAAGACATCACTATTTAATGAAGAAGATAtagataaagaagaagaagatataTGTAATATGACGTATACACAATATCTTAATAGAAAATTAGAATCTGACTTAAGTACTCCTAGTGTTATATCATTAGAAAGTACAAGTAAAATTACAGAAAATAAATTGATTACTATTACAACCAGATTCAATCCACCAAACAGGGAAAGGATTATAAACTCAATGGGGATGTATAATATTTTAAAATCAAAATATAAGGTACCTTTCTTCAGTAAtaaaactgattccataaaacAGAAAGAAAGTTCGAATCAAAAAAATAATATCGATGATATAGTCCCATTTAAATCTAGTTTAGATAGAGTTACAGGGATTAAACTTTGGCGCCGTgtaaaaataaatgaatttcATCCTTCTGGTTCAAGTATAAAATCTTGTGATATAAAAAGAGTTCTAGCTGGATACAATTCCTTAGTAATTCATCCTCTTATCCATCCACCAACAGTAAAGAATGTTACAACTTGGTTACAAGCCAAGAAATATTTATTAAAGAAGAAGAATGAATGCAAAAGAATAGAAAACAGTAATGATGCTGCAAACAACACAGCAAAAAATATAATTCTTAATGAAACATCTACTGATGATCAAGATACAAAAGGCAATTCACAATATTCCAGTAATTTATCAGGCTCAAATGGATTTAATAAtagtgttaattattgtttgcgaAAGATGCTTGAAAATCCATTATTGTACAAAAATGATAATACACAATATTTAGGCCTTTCTTATGGACAAATTGAATACAGTTTAAAAGGAAATAGTGGTAACATTGAGAATGAAAATCTTCAAAATATCAAAGGCTTAACCACGGTAATTATTTCAATTTAAAACTTTACCTTGATTATGAGATAATACTATATTACTCATACTAGTGAAATTTGTAATTTATTACAGCATCAATATCTAACAGTATTATCTGTAGAAATACATGTTGTTACACGTGATAAACTCCTTCCTGATCCAGAACATGATTCGATTGAAGCAATATTCTATGCTATCCATAATGATATTCCAACATCTTCAAAAACTGGACAAATAGAACATGGTATGTATGAAAATTATTATACCCCTATTATTTTTATGATTATaattacatataaatataaCTATAAAACTGTTTTAGGTGCTATTGTGAATTTATccataaaaaattcaaaacaaaAAGACATACATTCAATGGGTACAATGTGTCCTATATCATATGTATCAAGCGAGGAGGATTTGCTAAATAGTCTAATAGTGTTAATTAGACATTGCGATCCAGATATTTTAGTTGGTTGGGAGATAGAATCTTTTTCATGGGGATACATCTTTCATAGGGCTTCTCGTATCGGATTGAATGATTTTATGTGGCGCATTTCAAGGATTTCAAATATTGTTTCTATATCTAAGGGACAGGCAATTGATAAAGATAGTTTCACTGATGCGAAAATACCAGGTCGAATCATTCTTGATGTTTGGAGAATAATGCGACATGAGATAACATtattaaattatacattcgaaagtgttatgtataatgtAATGCGCGAAAGAATTTCGTGCCCCAACTTTCAAACTTTAAGCAATTGgtggaaacataaaaatattacAATGCAATGGAAAGTTATTACCCATTATGTTACGCGCACTGTAGGAATATTGAGATTGATAAATCATCTTGATATTATTGGTTGGTTGTATTGTTTATTATTTGTTTATTTAATTATGTAAATAACATTATTGCAGAAAGTAAGCGCTACAATATCCACCACTTACATCATAATTGTATTTTAGGTCGAACCTGTGAACACGCTCGACTTTTCGGAATACAATTTTACGAAGTTTTTTCCAGAGGCTCTCAATTTCGTGTTGAATCGATGATGCTGAGACTCGCAAAACCTCTGAATTACATTGCGGTTTCACCATCTATACAACAAAGAGCAAAAATGCGAGCACCTGCATCTCTGCCACTTATTATGGAACCACAGTCTGTGTTCTATGTTGATCCATTAATTGTGTTGGATTTTCAAAGTTTATATCCGAGTATTATTATTGCTTATAACTATTGTTTTTCTACGTGTTTAGGTCGTGTTGAACATATTGGCCAGTAAGTACAATATTTCTGATGAAAAATATCAGTGtaacaatatttttttatttcttttagtTATGAACCATATGAATTTGGTGCATCTACGTTAAAAGTAACAAAAGATACAGCTCAAAAACTGTTAGGAAAAATAAATTTTGCCCCTTGTGGTGTAGCTTTTGTAAATTCAGATGTACGAATGGGAATATTACCGCGGATGCTTTCAGAAATTTTGAATACTCGATTAATGGTGAAGGAGTCAATGAAGCTTCATGGGGACAAGAATCGTGTGCTACAACGCGTTCTTCATTCACAGCAATTGGGTCTCAAATTAATTGCGAACGTTACTTACGGTTATACAGCAGCCAATTTTAGTGGCAGAATGCCTTGCATTGAAGTATGTTGAATATGTATAATGTAATCtcgtttttatacattttttttaataaaattaattataattattacattCTCATCAAGGTAGGAGATAGTGTTGTTAGTAAAGGAAGAGAAACATTGGAGCGTGCAATAAAAATAGTAGAATCTACATCAAAGTGGGGAGCTGAAGTCGTTTATGGTGATACAGACTCACTATTTATTCTTTTACGTGGAAAATCAAGAAAAGAAGCATTTGCAATTGGAGCTGAGATTGCTGATACTGTTACTGCAGCCAATCCACCTCCTGTAAAACTTAAGTTTGAGAAAGTTCTACAACCATCGATTTTACAAGTAATACTCTACTAATATTTTATCAACTATGTAATGCAGATAGTgcatattttataatatattttaacatTTAGACTAAGAAAAGATATTGTGGATATATGTATGAGTCCCCTGAACAGAAAGAACCTGAATATTTAGCAAAGGGTATTGAAACTGTTCGTAGAGATGGTTGTCCAGCTGTAGCTAAAGTAAGAACATAGTACATTATGTTAGTatataattgaaatattttatatatttcaatAATAATCTTTTATTTCAGGTGCTTGAAAAAACATTGAAAATCTTATTTGATACAAAAGATCTTTCTTTAGTAAAATTATATGTTACTAGACAATTTGATAAAATTTTACGTAGAAAAATCTCTATCCAAGACCTAACATTCGCGAAAGAGTTTCGCGGTTTGCGTGGTTATAAAACTAACGCCTGTGTACCTGCATTAGAATTAACGCGAAGATTGATACGAAAAGATCCACGTGCGATACCCCGTACTGGTGAACGAGTGCGATATGTTGTTGTAGCTGGAGCTCCAAATCAACCATTGATTCACTGTATACGAACACCAATGGAAGTAATCTTGGATGAAGGCTTGACTCCAAattcaatatattatataacaaaagttCTCATACCGCCTCTTAATCGATGTTTAAACTTAATTGGGGTCGATGCTAATGCATGGTATTAACATtaaattatatacttttatgCTTTAGCTCTCTAACCGATATAATTTTTGCATGTACTTAGACACTGCCTTATCTTTAGGTACAGAGAAATGAATCATCGTCAAACACCTGACAAAGTAGTTAGTTTATCTACAGACAATCAAAAATTAACTATTCGACAGTTCTTTAGTGCCGTTATATGCGCTGCTTGTGGAGATCAAACACAAAAAAATATCTGTACAAATTGTGCAGCGAAACCAAATCAAACAGTTACTATTCTACATGAAAAGTTAAGATGGTTACAACGTACCTACCATAAACTTACTATGGTAAATATAATAATTGTACatcttatatttttcatatatatagatataaaaGTATAAATTTTCTTTTCAGATGTGTCAGTCTTGTACTGGTTACTTAGATGAACCAAAATGTGAGTCTTTAGACTGTCCAGTTTTATATCGTTTAATGCAAGCACAAAGAGATCTCGTTCAAATACCATATTTAAATGATATTATTTATAATGGTGATATTATAAAGAaataaattatacatttttataactACATTCAAGATTATGTACAAAAAGATCATGAAATCTATCATTTTGTTTACATTTTATATTAACTGTTGTAGTATattgaataataataaaattggaaatgttttatataataaataaattttaaaacaaTTTCTTTAGGGAATAAAACAACAAAATGATGTActtttaaaaatgaatttagTAAACCTCTAGATGGCGCtgcatttcatgaatattactATATAGTAGCTGGATGCGTTAGTACTTAATGGTTTATGATTTCTTATGAGGGAGAGCGGTATGCCGCGTATTTCATCGAAGCGtacaaataattatttcaattaaAACAAGTTTCATTTACCGATATATAAATCAGTATAGAATTTATATCACTATAAAATACGTGGATTTTTGTTATATGTTCAGTTTAGTAACACATAAAGTGCATAGAATTTCTCTCCTGTAAAATTACTTTGAAATTAAGTTAGTTTGTGATTAAATGATAACCAGCCAAAATAAAAAAGTTTATTACTTTACAAATATATCATTGTGTGCATTATGTAGGAAAAATATTTCTCGTATTGCTTGTGAAATGTTTCACTTGCATTATTATGCATTAACATCATCACTACTTTGCCGATCGTTTTGCTCATTAAATTTACGTTGAAATGAAagtgtttttaaataaatattagcAAAAATAAAATCCGTGCGAATGTTTTTACTTATATAttattgatatatatatatatatacttcctTAAACTCACGACGTTgtggaaaaaaattaattcatttGTATGTATTGAATTACCAGTTGCATAATTCTCATATCTTAAAAGTTAACATAAATTACATTGTATTTTGTGTCATTAACTTATTGCATTTTTAGCAAATACCATGTCAAAGCGTAGCAAATTGTCTACAAGTAAAAATTGCTGTTTTTGTGGCTTATCAAAAAACAGTGAATTGGAATATGGAAAATTTTATCAACATGATGATATTCTCACACATTATTATTGTCTGGTATATAATTTACATAAGTATTGGTTTAAATAATTTTACCAATGTACTAATGTAAtcttttaatatataatatcttcTTGTAgcttttatcatcaaacatgcaaCAAAGAGGAAATGATGATCAAGGAATTTTAGGGTTTCTAGTGAAGGATATTCGAGAAGAAGTTCGCAGAGGAAAAAGATTGGTAAagtatatatacataaaataaaaaagataGGGAATATtaagaattttaataatatgATTTTAATTCAAAGGTATGTTCATACTGTAAAAAAGCTGGTGCCACTTTGGGATGTTgtaatgttaaatgtaaaaaaattttTCATTATCCTTGTGGCCTAAGGGCTGGAACCTTAAATCAATTTTTTGGTGAATTCAGGTACATTATATTTTACTTTGATATTATAATATTGGAACATCGAAAGCAAATACAGTATATGATATTTTTTCAGGTCATATTGTATAAAGCACAGACCTCAACAAGATATAGATAAACAAGTATTAGATGAATTGGTAAGGAGCAATGAAGTAGTATGTTATATATGTTATGATCAAGTGGATCCTTATGACACAGTTAATACAATGTGGGCTCCATGTTGTAAGAAAAATGCATGGTTTCACAGAACGTGTGTTCAGGTAAGACAAACATAATACAATCTCGTGCCTAATCATTGAATGGTGATTTATAAAAAATTTTCAACTTTTTTAGCAACTTGCTATGAGCGCTGgatattttttcaagtgcccttTATGCAATGATAAGAAGATATTTCAGAAAGCAATGTTACAATTTGGTATTTTTATTCCAAGCCAGTATGTAAAAAACGAATTATGTACTTTGCGGAGATATGTtgtttgaaaaatataaaataaaattgtttCCACTATATTTTTTAGAGACGCCTCTTGGGAACTTGTACCTAATGCATTTCAGGAACTTTTGTACAGACATGATCAATGTGATGCCCCAGTATGTATTTGTCCTAAAGGTAGAAAATATACAAGTTTTAATGCGTGAGTAAACAAATATACTTATTTTATCTCTATGTGATGCGATTGAATATTCTCTTTTTGCCTATTCTAAGTTTTAATTGTAATTTGATAGAAAATGGGAGCTAGCACTTTGTAGAACTTGTGGTTCACAAGGGATTCACATGGCTTGTGGACAACTTAAATGGGCTAATCCTATGTGGGAATGCACAGAATGTATTTCTATATTAGGTAAGtaattaaacattttttaattcaaattttcaaaaatgttataatatttatttttatgtaGGTAAATCGAAAGAAACTGCTAATTCAGTTGCCAGTACCACAAGAGATACAGTATTACAGTATGTATTACCTTTTTCTCATTGTTAAATGTAAATTACATTAAGTATAAATTATTACAGTATCAATGTGAACAAAAATTTGTATTGCTACATGCATATCTTAGGAATAGTCCTGATTCTGAAGATTCTGATACTGATATTTCCGTTGGTAAAGATTCACCGATATCATTCTCATCAAACTTATTGCTTACGAGTTCTATGCCACACATATCACCTATTAAGTTACGTCCAGGCCCTCGATCGTCCAAATTAAAACAACTTcaaagaaataaagaaatacAAAAGTTAGTATTTAAAAACGATAAAATACTTAAATCTAAATGCATCGTAtttgatatatttataatattaaaaaCATATATTTATTGTTAAAACTATATAGCAATAACAAGCAAGAAATTAATGAAATTATAAGTACTGTGTCATGTGCGACAAGTACAGGACCACACAGTTTACAGCCCACAAGTAGTAAAAGGGATGTAATGAATGCAGCATGTTCAGTAATAGATACAGTATTACAAAGTTACAAAGATGATTTTAAATCTTCAGTAGAACATCCTATATCGCAATTGGGCACAATAGCTAGTAATATTACTTCAGTAGATAGGAATGAAAATAATGCTTTAGAGGTAAATACTTTTTCACAAATTACTTCATATAAAATGTTACAGTGCTAACAATGACGTTTATATAAAAACTCATATTTAATACACAAACATGTAATTTTCAGATCAGTAATTGCACATTATTAAATAATACATTTAGCATTACGAAGGGTAACGAATGTGACGAAAATAATTCATATCGATTTAAAAATAATACGATCGAACGTGATAAAAGTAGAATTTTATACAACCCTAGTCTACCAAAAGCAGAAAAATTATTAGAAAAGAGTAATTTAAATGAAAACGATACATTTTTAACAgaaaatttaaatataaataaaactcATAATTTAAAGGAAGTCGATTCACAGAATGAAATAAAGTCTCGTGTTTCGAACGATGCAATGCAATTGAAACACGAAGATGAAGATGCTTGTACTGATTTGATTTCAAATATTAAAATTACGAATGTAATTTCATTAGCATGTGAAGAATTTGAGAATGCATCTGTTGAAAAAAAACAGGAAACCAACATGTTTGAATACTTAACATTACAAAATGGCAATGGATTGATGAATAGTAACTCACTATCTCAATCTTTATCTTCCCAAAATGATACTCCAGAACTGTTTTcaaaaagaaaaattgataCGACTACATTGAGTCCAGCAATTTCGTATGTAAATGTATCAAAAaaaatgagaagaaataatggTGTATTGACAGAAACATTACAGTCATCTAATGAAAATAATGTAGAATTTATTAATGTCAATGATTTTCCAGATGTACCTAATTTACAGAATAGAGAATTGTATACTCAAGTTAAACAAAATGGTAATATAAATGAGAATATATTGCACTTGTTTAATGAAAGAAATTCATTAGGAATGAATGCATCAAATAATGTATTAAGTGATAATACTGATACTTTTGCAACCTCAATAAATAAAGAAAGCCGCGTGATGAACAGTAAAAATGAAACAATCTTAACACCTGGTAATAATAGAGTTGATAAACAAATAAGAAATGTAAGTAATATATCCTTCAAATtgctttttttttactttttttctaAATCCTCAGAACAATACACTATATATTCACATCATATATTGTTAAATATTTCTGAAGAAAATAAGATTATATTAATCTCTTACTATAATGTATAATTCATACATGACGAACATTTTCTTACgacttattaattatttattgatgAATAATTAGTTTTTAAGTATTATTGTTGTAATTTTTTTGAGGATTAATTTCAAAGAGAAGTAATGTCCAGGGATTGTATATGTTAATATATATCTCCCTGTACCTTttcttcaatgtttcacttgCAATTCTAACAGTGTGACGGGCATGCAGGCACCAGTCCTGCTGCTGAATCAAGGAACAAAAGATCCACGGATGATACAAGGATTAATTGCACAAGCGAATCTCTTGAATCAAGTAAAATGTAAGCAAAGATTATTTTAAGTATTTTACATATTAAGAATGTGTTAAAGAATGCTTTACAAATCGTAGGGTCAGTGAAAAACACGAAGTACCAAACAAATCCAACACGCTATGGCAAGAAAAAGATAGAAACACCTATTGTAATTACTCTCGATTAATGTCCGAATATATACGCCTACGTGACCTTAAATTTCgtgtaaataatataaatgatttgcaggtaaatttttattttatgtatAGAGTTATTATTACTATGTGTTCGagttttagtttttttttatacagtgtttataataattacatttttttatatACAGGTGATATTATACGATAAGTTTTctgtaaatataaaaatgaaatgtgcACCTACTGAGAACAGTACTACAACTAATACGTGAATGAAGAATAATATCCAGCAAAATatttatggaacatagaatgaGGTTCAGGCTCGAGCATATAAAACTTGATAAAATCGTCAACAATCATAAGGGTTTGCATGTTCTtactactacaaatgaatagacAAATATGGTCGAGATGTATCATCTGATATTATGTGACATCTTGGGTATTACCCATTTATCTCTGTTTTCTGCGAAATATGACGCCGACCTTGAGGAGATACTTATCTGAATATTATTTAGTGCCCAACTGTAGGTCATCTGACTCTAACATTTGTCGGATAACTTGTAGATTCGAATTTTGAAGTTGAGCAGCCCTAATCGACTCTATCTGGGTAATGTCCATAGCACAGCATTCGATGGGGTTTTTATTTTGAGGCGACTATTTTTTACGAACTACGCTACTACGTAGTGCAGTACCATGCATATGCATATAACATAGTACACATTTACTGTTTTATCGATGTAAAAAGTACTCTAGGTTGCTTGAAATTCTTCTAAATTAACACAAAATTCTGTTGGTGATTCTAAATGGAATCTAATTTTGTGTATCATAGTATTTCAATGTATAAATGAAAATTATTACAATAGTAATATTACTCTGTAAAATGAAGTAATGCGACACGTTAACTTGTGATGTATTTGTAACAAGTACCATTCACATTTTAATTcaaatttttttataataaaattctGTACTTCTTATTTCTAGTATTTTGAAAATTTATTATTCTTTCGATTTATTTAAGATAGAAAATATACAAAGACACAAATGCTTCATTATTTTCCAAAGTAGCTTCAAAGTTTGTTGTATTTTATTTTGCTTTGGTTAGTATaaacaaaatttaattaaaaataatttaggAATTCCATATACTCcattttttaatattcatagcataaaTAAAGTATAAATAAAGGCGTTCGGAGAATTGAGTTTCCTGTAGAATATCAAATATGGAAAAAATAATATGTTACTCTTAGGTCACTTTGAAGACGTATATCGAAAACATAAAAGCAATTTTGTATTACATTACTGCTTCACATTTTTTATGTAAAAACATTTTAGTAACTACGTCCAAAAAGTGTATAAAATTTCGGTTTGTTCTGACAATTAGGATGGATACATTTTTGTTTATCAAAAGGTACTAGTAATGGTGGTTGCTCGAAAGGAATACAAAGGCCCTTTGCACCCATTGACAATGTTCCAAGTTCCTCACCTGTATCTTCTCtacaagaagaaaaaaagagagatagTTGCTATTATACAAAAAAGCATTAATCATGGgacaataattattttaataatatttaccGCGCACTGTCTGCTTTAATGTTGTCTTCACAAGATAGTTCTCCACAAAATGGTGACAAAAGTATATTTTTCTTGTTAAGATAAGAACAAAATTCGTCCCAATTATCTGTACGTTTAATATGATCGTTCAAATCTTTTCTTGCTCTGTTAAAAAAGTCATTTACAATATAGTATTAGTTAAGTAATTATAATATTTACAATATTATTGTAACTATTGTTCAGTTTAATTAAACTTACTTGGTAAGCATATTTTTCTGTATGTCAGACAACAATTTTTGCAGGGCATTAACTACGTCAGATCTGTTTGCAAATTTTCTTTCAGAATTGTCTCTGCGTACAAATGTAACTTGATTCTTTTCTAGATCCTTTGGCCCTAATTCGATTCTTACAGGTACACCTTTTAATTCCCAATGGTTAAACTTCCAACCAGGTGTGCGGTTACTACGATAATCTGCCTTCACTCTAAGCGTTTTATCTTTCGACAATTCATCTAATAATTTATTGCATTCGGAAAACAATAATTCTCGTTGTTGAGATGTTGTACTAGCTGTAATACCACACGGTACTATGATGGCTTGAATACAAGCTACGTTTGGAGGCAATACTAAACCTTTATCATCACCGTGAACCTACAAATAAAATatcaaattatatatattttatttagaattaTTATATCAAATAGAGGATTATATACCATTATCATAACTCCAATTGTTCGAGTTGTTAGGCCCCATGAATTTTGATAGACATACGTTTTCTCATCCCCTTCTACGGTACCTTCTACTTGAATATTAAACATTTTGGAAAAATTTTGCCCAAGATGATGACTTGTCGCTCCTTGTATCGCACGACCGCTTGTTGAAATGAAAGCTTCAACGGTTGTAGTATAATCACCGCCAGCAAATTTCTCCTTTTCAGTTTTACGGCCTTTAATAACAGGCACCGCCAGTAAGTCTTCATATACTCTAGCGTACATATCTAAAATTACCATAACTTCTTCGTCAGCTTCCGTTTTAGTGGCAAAAGCGGAATGACCTTCTTGCCACAAAAATTCTCTCGTACGTAAAAATGGCTTGGGATCCTTAAATTCCCATCTCTATAATCATGACGAATATCttttattataataaaattttaAGTACAACTCAGATGCATAACTAtgcaataatttatatttaatacttACAACTACATTATTCCATTGATTAAGTTTCAATGGAAGCTCAGTATCAGATTTTAACCACTTAGCATAAGCAGGATACATTACAGTTTCTGACGTCGGTCGTATAGCAACTGGTTCTGCTAAATCTGATTCTCCGCATTTCGTCACCCATGCAACTTCAGGAGCAAAATCTGTAATGTGCGCTTTCTCTTTTTCCAACACTGATCGTGTAACAAAAATTGGAAAATAACACTCTTGAACGCCCAGCTGCGTTATTTCTTTCTCGATGTACTCTTTTATTATCTTCCAAATCGAGAAACTCCATGGACGGAGAATGTAACAACCTGACACATCGTAATATTCTATCATACCGCTCTTAGTAATTATTTGTGAATACCATTCAAAGaaattttcttccttttttgctTCCAAACCCAATCTTGTTCCAGTTTTACCAACATCTATGTCCTTTGTAGCTTCATTTTTACTTACATCTTTAttagtttcattcttttgtttCTCAACTTTAGATGGatcttcctttttcttctttttagacGACATATCAGACTTCATTGGCTTCCATTCTTCGCCggttaatgttttataattacttTTTAGATTTAAAAGAATTTTTACCTCTTGATCAATAATACTCTTATCCGCTTTAGTCTCTTTTAATTGTCTTACTTTATCTCCTTGTTTCTGTATACTTTCTAAAATCTGATCAACTGAAGTCTCATCTTTATTCGTTGCGGTATTTACTGGAGTAGCAGACGGTTTCCATTCTTTACCTGTTGCTGCTTTGTAATCAGACTTCAAGCTTAAAAGTAATTTCACTTCTTGATCGATAATGCTTTTCTCTGCTGTTTTTGAAGCTTTCAATTGTCTTACTTTATCTCCTTGTTTCTGTATATTTTCTGAAATCTGATCAGCTGAAGTCTCATCTTTATTCGTTACGGTATTTATTGGAGTAGCAGACGGTTCCCATTCTTTACCTGTTGCTGCTTTGTAATCAGACTTCAAAGTTAAAAGTAATTTTACTTCTTGATCGATAGTGCTTTTCCCTGCTTTTGAAGCTTTCAATTGCCTTACTTTATCTCCTTGTTTCTGTATATTTTCTGAAATCTGATCAGCTGAGgtctcattttcattcgttaTATTAGTTACTGAAGTAGTAGATGGTTTCCATTCTTTACCAGTTGCCGCTTTGTAATCGGCCTTCAAGTTTAGAAGTAATTTTATTTCTTGATCGATAATGCCTTTTTCTGCTTTCGAAGTTTTTAATTGTCTCACTTTATCCCCCTGACTTTGAATTTCGTTAGATATTTTCTCTATACATGCTTTTGTTAATATATTACTTTGTGTTAGATCTGGAGTTTTCATTTCCATCAAATCGGTACctgttttctttttatattcTGATTTTAAATTCGAAAGTCGTTGCATTTCCTCTTTTACCTTTAATTGTAATTGCTTAACTTTATTTTCTTGCTGTGTAATGTCATCCAATAATTTGTTTCCGTTAGATGTTGGCGGCGATGGTTTATTTAAAACCATACCTGGTTTCCACTCAACACCACTAACTTTTTTGTAATCAGCTTTTAAAGCTAATAGAGTCTTTATTTCTGCATCGATTGTAGCTTTATCTGCAGTCTTCTCAGCTTTTAAAAGTCGCACTTTATCACCTTGTGCAATTACTTTTTCATTGATTATATTTGCATCCTGTGTCgtattctaaaaaaaaaaagaacaattgATTACACaaatatgtaaaaaaaaatcgaacaataattaaatttataatttatGATTACGAAGATAAAAATAATACGCACGTTTTTCTGTGCAACTTCTTTAGAAGTTGATGTAACACCAGCAGATACAGACTTTGTTGCATTTGTACTATGACCATCTGGAATATGAAACAAAATTAAAGGCTGTTCTCTAGAT
The sequence above is a segment of the Xylocopa sonorina isolate GNS202 chromosome 7, iyXylSono1_principal, whole genome shotgun sequence genome. Coding sequences within it:
- the Dnapol-zeta gene encoding DNA polymerase zeta catalytic subunit gives rise to the protein MFSISLVTLDSYQSTPLSELDVTFSEFRGNEIRQVPVIRIFGCTPFGIKTCLHIHGVFPYMYIPCTINNNVDSFMYKLAASIDSAINVSLGHTMSNTQHVHKIERVCGIPLYGYHKKEHLFFKIYFYNPAIIKRAADLLQNGTILNQSLQPHEAHVPFILQFMIDYNLYGMSLINLRDIKFRQNVDKELKENFQNESLNLFDSQKCLPASILRQSTCKLEVDALASEILNRQEIQNGLDLNPGIAAIWNEENHRREEKGLQNAESQLINTNKSNRNYVLTESHIYYEEKLMKRLQSISQINENVTPVTSNTLNYPLEIENRNNSFSVLHDLDQSEVLSNKENENDFEKSMTIERLPSDKTAENSILDSEDMHLVEILANLAEENEEDNIIDNDSILGSQFSILSKQIKEDDEDDDDDDNEAENLNITSLDLNSLSSWNSVTGPASQLSMPEIEIKGLDDCKQTDCETESNVEDIPSSMDFPQYDGPCDLIIKTDKNYITKSKRTAQVNKQKFSFYRDINLCKLDHQDLDVYDTNEIAYSSKSSDYKKLKHVTENSFNPIIKNKLYYTINDVLDKLNIPALDGNIDDSSSDSGLSQDFTIGKKEKRICVYKSCVKANNNENIINVSLKKRTLELDDSCLQSPHKRRNINTNSLQSESCRTPTKMKDEQCPRSSSKKYSPLNIKIMSPKTGKSIENISPSSSKLTYATLKQNRQQLRMNLFREKINIFHLEENKGTCSQTSSINKTFIDDSASEHEVLIDLEKDKYDTPRLNFGIEIASKNTSEVRKRLNFANMNEKDIKSPVKDNKDEFHFENLSLTEEKINDTDRENDCDRNFIKVYVGEDEKMDYKYNLPSTSKNNVNLYMDNVSDKTSLFNEEDIDKEEEDICNMTYTQYLNRKLESDLSTPSVISLESTSKITENKLITITTRFNPPNRERIINSMGMYNILKSKYKVPFFSNKTDSIKQKESSNQKNNIDDIVPFKSSLDRVTGIKLWRRVKINEFHPSGSSIKSCDIKRVLAGYNSLVIHPLIHPPTVKNVTTWLQAKKYLLKKKNECKRIENSNDAANNTAKNIILNETSTDDQDTKGNSQYSSNLSGSNGFNNSVNYCLRKMLENPLLYKNDNTQYLGLSYGQIEYSLKGNSGNIENENLQNIKGLTTHQYLTVLSVEIHVVTRDKLLPDPEHDSIEAIFYAIHNDIPTSSKTGQIEHGAIVNLSIKNSKQKDIHSMGTMCPISYVSSEEDLLNSLIVLIRHCDPDILVGWEIESFSWGYIFHRASRIGLNDFMWRISRISNIVSISKGQAIDKDSFTDAKIPGRIILDVWRIMRHEITLLNYTFESVMYNVMRERISCPNFQTLSNWWKHKNITMQWKVITHYVTRTVGILRLINHLDIIGRTCEHARLFGIQFYEVFSRGSQFRVESMMLRLAKPLNYIAVSPSIQQRAKMRAPASLPLIMEPQSVFYVDPLIVLDFQSLYPSIIIAYNYCFSTCLGRVEHIGHYEPYEFGASTLKVTKDTAQKLLGKINFAPCGVAFVNSDVRMGILPRMLSEILNTRLMVKESMKLHGDKNRVLQRVLHSQQLGLKLIANVTYGYTAANFSGRMPCIEVGDSVVSKGRETLERAIKIVESTSKWGAEVVYGDTDSLFILLRGKSRKEAFAIGAEIADTVTAANPPPVKLKFEKVLQPSILQTKKRYCGYMYESPEQKEPEYLAKGIETVRRDGCPAVAKVLEKTLKILFDTKDLSLVKLYVTRQFDKILRRKISIQDLTFAKEFRGLRGYKTNACVPALELTRRLIRKDPRAIPRTGERVRYVVVAGAPNQPLIHCIRTPMEVILDEGLTPNSIYYITKVLIPPLNRCLNLIGVDANAWYREMNHRQTPDKVVSLSTDNQKLTIRQFFSAVICAACGDQTQKNICTNCAAKPNQTVTILHEKLRWLQRTYHKLTMMCQSCTGYLDEPKCESLDCPVLYRLMQAQRDLVQIPYLNDIIYNGDIIKK